From the Maioricimonas rarisocia genome, one window contains:
- a CDS encoding DUF1559 family PulG-like putative transporter, whose amino-acid sequence MVARRQGGFTLIELLVVIAIMAILVALLLPAVQQAREAARRSVCKNNMMQIAIALHNYDMAHECLPPGCVNPEGPISNQPVGYHHSWLNSLLPHLDETNLYQRINFDVSIYAPDNAEVRQYVVSSLLCPSDAGPALTSANQEGGVAALSSYAGVHHPLEHVIDSDNRGVLFLNSSISNEQIEDGTSYTVFAGEQLRSSEDLGWASGTRATLRNGGAPINLTGRQPPRGEEGTVVFDVEGGNEALDPEMRVGGFSSPHAGGAQFAIGDGSVRFLSENIEPEIYHSLLDRSDGKLIGEF is encoded by the coding sequence ATGGTTGCGAGAAGGCAGGGCGGGTTCACGCTGATTGAACTGCTCGTGGTCATTGCCATCATGGCGATCCTGGTGGCGCTGCTGCTGCCGGCCGTCCAGCAGGCACGTGAAGCGGCGCGCAGGTCGGTCTGCAAGAACAACATGATGCAGATTGCCATTGCACTTCACAATTACGACATGGCCCATGAGTGTCTGCCGCCTGGCTGCGTCAATCCGGAGGGACCGATCAGCAATCAGCCGGTCGGCTACCATCACAGCTGGCTCAACAGCCTGCTGCCTCACCTGGACGAGACGAATCTGTACCAGCGGATCAACTTCGACGTGAGCATCTATGCTCCGGACAATGCCGAGGTGCGGCAGTATGTCGTCAGTTCGCTGCTCTGTCCCAGCGACGCCGGCCCGGCGTTGACGTCAGCGAATCAGGAAGGAGGCGTCGCCGCCCTCAGCAGCTACGCCGGCGTGCATCATCCCCTCGAGCATGTGATCGACAGCGACAACCGGGGTGTGCTGTTCCTCAACAGCAGCATCAGCAACGAGCAGATCGAAGACGGTACGTCCTACACGGTGTTCGCAGGGGAGCAGCTTCGCTCTAGCGAGGATCTTGGATGGGCGTCGGGGACGCGGGCGACTCTGCGGAACGGCGGAGCCCCGATCAACCTGACCGGCCGGCAACCTCCTCGGGGCGAGGAAGGAACGGTCGTCTTCGATGTGGAGGGGGGCAACGAGGCGCTCGACCCGGAGATGCGGGTCGGAGGCTTCTCGAGCCCGCATGCCGGCGGAGCCCAGTTCGCGATCGGCGACGGCTCAGTCCGGTTCCTCAGCGAGAACATCGAGCCGGAGATCTATCACAGTCTGCTCGACCGATCTGACGGAAAGCTGATCGGCGAATTCTGA